Within Suricata suricatta isolate VVHF042 chromosome 12, meerkat_22Aug2017_6uvM2_HiC, whole genome shotgun sequence, the genomic segment acagctagctcatagtctggagcctgtcttcggattctgtgtctccctctctctctgaccctcccctgctcacactgtctctctctctctctctcaaaaataagtaaaacattaacaaagtctttaaaaaaaaagaaattaaatttgtgtGAGTCTACATGCATCTTTATGACTGGCGTGTGATTACAGGTGGCTGTGGGATGACACAGCCTCACTGaacagcgtgtgtgtgtgtctctctggagctgggaaggagacaggccctgccccctcccccagcttagGCCCAAGATCCCTTGGACCTGCCAGTGACTAactgggagagagacagggaggagcaAGGGAGGACAGGGCGGATTgcgtacccccccccccccccgccccaggtaaCAAACTGGCTCCACTTCTCCAAACAAAGTTCTGAGGCTGCAGCCAAGGGGGGgcgggccagggaggggctgcccacgcccactccccagccccctctccccagggtcTGGCCTCAGCCCCACCTAACGCTGAAGCCTTCCGCCCAGTCTGTGTCTGGCCCCGTTTGTCCCTGCATCCGCCACCAGGTGAGAAGGGCCCAGGCCTGGGGGAGCGGAGGACCCTGAGGAAGGACAGACAGGTCCTCAGGCAGGAATCCATTCGACTCCTCAGGGTGGGGGGAGCTGAGGGCTCGGAAGGCTGGAGGGGCATGGACAGATGAAAGGTCAAGGTGGGTCCAGAAGAGGGGTGAGGGGGTAGAGCCAGGGCAATTACGTGGGGGGAGTGGATAGGCTGGGGGAGCTGTGCAGGGGGAGACCAATCAGAGGGCCCAGGGACAGGACCTGGGGGCCTGCTGGAGGCTTGAGGATTGGGCTTCCAACAGGAGTGGAAGATGGGCTGGGGGGGAACCGGTAGGAGTGTTGggggggcagaggtgggaccTGAGGGAGGGCGTCTGGGCTGTGGAAGAGCTGGATGGAGTTCTAGGACTTTAGAAACCGAGGTGCTGGAGACTCAGAGCCGGGAAGGCTGTAGGCAGACCTCACATAAGGGGGGATGGGATCGCACAGAGGGCTCAGAGGCCGATGGGGGGACCCAAGGGTCTTGTGGGTGGAGGCTGGAGGGCCTGGAGGAGTAGACACAAGGCTCTGGGACCAGTGGTCCCGAGAAGAGGGTCTGCAAGAGGGCGCTTGGGGAGGACTGGGGACTAGGGCGGAACTGAGCAGGCCTGGGAAGAGCCCGGAACGTGGGCAAGGGACGCAACCGAGGAGGCTGGGATGCGTGTAGGAGGGGACGCCAAACTGAGCCCGCCTgcacctctctgcccctgcctgcagcaactcccccccaccccccaggcgcccggccCCCTCCTGGGGTCCCGTTCCTCCGCCCACAGGCTGGGGTCCAGACCAGCGCCCCCCTTTCCCCGTGTGCCCGGCCTGGCGCTGCAATGACCGTCACGTACACAGCCCGCGTGGCCAATGCCCGATTCGGCGGCTTCTcgaagctgctgctgctgtggcgCGGGAGCATCTACAAACTTCTGTGGCGCGAGCTGCTCTGTTTCCTCGGGCTCTACCTGGCACTGAGTGCCGCCTATCGGTGAGGGGTCCTGGCGTGGGGGGACGAGGGAGGGACCCCTGGATGGTCCCTGGAGAGAGCCTCGCCTGTGACCCCATGCCCCCTCCCTCGCAGCTTCGTGCTGACCGAAGGACAGAAGCGCTACTTCGAGAAGCTTGTCATTTACTGTGACCAGTATGCCAGTCTCATCCCGGTCTCTTTTGTGCTGGGTGCGTCCGCTCCTGAGTTCCCCACTCTCCTGATACTGAGAAACCCGTTCCCAGGCCTTTGGGAGACCCCCCCCTTTCCTATTCCCCCCAACCGCCCATTTCTGCATCTTTCATGCCAGGTGTGGCCCCAATTCCAGAGACCTTGGATGCCACCTGGTCACAGTAAGCCATTAGAGTTCCATGTCACCCATAGGCTTATCCCTGGTCATGGTCAGGGTCTCCCACCTGTGTCTGCAGAAGACATGTCCTGAGCCCCAGGGACCCTCCCTCCAGTGACTCCATATGACTCCATCCTCTCAAGTCCAGCCTGGGGGACATTCCTCTGACAAGTCAGTAACTTAATGTGACCCCAGCCTCCTGTTTCAGGTCCCCAACCAAGTGGCTCCCTGTGGCCAGAGTGCCAACCTCCGTGCCCCTAACATAGGCCATGTGTCCCCACCTCCATACCGAGATCCCAATCCCATATCCCAGGTAACAGTCAAGTAGCCAGGGTGACCCGGCCTGCTCCAGACTCTCTTAATCTCAGGGCCAGGCCCCCAAATTCCCAACCCAGGCGGCCCCTCAAGGTCTAGGTGATCAGCCTCCCTGGTGTCTCTGATGCAGATGCTCTATCATCCCTCGTCCCACGACCTGGTTCCAGTATTCCCACTGAACCCCCCATCCCCGGCTCTCCCGCAGGTTTCTATGTGACGCTGGTGGTGCATCGCTGGTGGAACCAGTACCTATGCATGCCGCTGCCCGACACGCTCATGTGCGTGGTGGCAGGCACGGTGCACGGCCGCGACGAGCGGGGCCGCCTCTACCGGCGCACGCTCATGCGCTACGCGGGGCTCTCAGCCGTGCTCATCCTGCGCTCGGTCAGCACCGCGGTCTTCAAGCGCTTCCCCACCATAGACCACGTAGTGGAGGCCGGTGAGGCTCCGGCCTggagcggggcggggcgggaggcggggcgggAGGCGGGGCGAGGCGGGCCGGGAGGCGGGGCGAGTAACCCCGGACTTCACTCCTCCAGGGTTTATGACCCGCGAGGAGCGCAAGAAGTTTGAGAACCTGAACTCGTCCTACAACAAGTACTGGGTGCCCTGCGTCTGGTTCTCCAACCTGGCTGCGCAGGCCCGGCGCGAGGGCCGCATCCGCGACAACAGCGCCCTTAAACTGCTGCTGGAGGTGGGCCCGCCAGTAGGTCATTCGAATAAAACTCCAGGGAAGTTGTACCTCCCTGAAAGTGCCAGGTGCCGACCGGCCACGCACCTCCCATGAGGGAGACTCCCAACACCCTTACCAAGCAGCCCCCCCGGGGCACACTTATCTCTAGGGAGCGGACTCCCCTACCCAGGATGTACCCTCATCACTAAATGCCTGtccctggaggggcgcctgggtggctcaggtggttcatTGTGGACttatgatttcggctcaggccacgatctcacagtgtgtgagtctgagccccacgtcaggctctgcactgacagcgtggaacctgcttaggattctctctctccctccctccctctctctctctctctctctctctctctctctctctctctctgcccttcccctgcttgcactctgtctctcaaaataaataaacttgaaagaaagaaaacctcaccccaaaaaaactaaaaatttaaatgttctccCTGGAGACCCGAAGCACCCACCCACATCCCACCAGGTAATCTCTTGCCTCGATCCCAAGTACCCACACCTAATCCCCGTGTGTGAGCTCACAATTCAGGCCCTCTCATGACTTCTGTCTGCACCCAGGAGCTGACTGTGTTTCGAGGCAAGTGTGGGATGCTCTTTCACTACGACTGGATCAGCGTACCCCTTGTCTATACCCAGGTAACCCCACCGTGCCTCCATTTAAATCTGGCATCAGAGGCCCTGACCCACTGGTCTCACCGGGAAACTGAGGACCAGCTAAGAGCCCGTATCAGTGATGCCCCCACCCTAGTCCTGGTCTCTCAAGACCTCCTAAGACCTGGAGAACGCTGACCTGGGGACCCACCCTGCCCCCAGGTGGTGACCATCGCTGTGTACAGCTACTTCCTGGCCTGCCTCATCGGTCGCCAGTTCCTGGACCCGGCTCAGGGCTACCAAGGTCACAACCTGGACCTGTGCGTGCCCATCTTCACCCTGCTACAGTTCTTCTTCTATGCCGGCTGGctcaaggtggggtgggggtgggggggctgagGTAGGGACTCCCGGGGTGGGACAGGCAGGGTTCTCAGGACTCTGCCTGTctatcccctccccctccaggtaGCCGAGCAGCTCATCAATCCTTTCGGTGAGGACGACGATGACTTTGAGACCAACTTTCTGATCGACCGCAACTTCCAGGTGAGACTCGGTGGCGTCCATCCCGAGTTCCCAAAGCAGCCTTGGCCCCACCCTCGCCAAGACTTACCCCGGCCTGGACCTGGAACCATCCTTCTTTCTTTGGTCACCACAGTCCTAACGCATCCTggaggcgggggcgggaggggtcCACCCCGCGGTGCCCGCGCTTTGCCaagccccaccctgccccgcaTGTCGGCGCCCGCAGGTGTCAATGCTGGCCGTGGACGAGATGTACGACGACCTGGCCGTGCTGGAGAAGGATTTGTACTGGGACTCGGCCGAGGCTCGCGCCCCCTACACCGCAGCCACCGCGTTCCTGTTGCAACAGCCCTCCTTCCAGGGCTCCACCTTTGATATCACGTGAGCCAGCTGGATGGGTCGGGGGCCTCTTGGAGGCGGGGCTTATGGCTCTGCGGGGAGGATCTGATCCAAGGGGCTATGGGATACCAGGACAGGGGCTAAAGGCTGTTTGGATTGGGGGCTAAGACCTAAAGTCTGTGAGGACTAGgatgggggcaggaggcagggtaTTGAGGCAAGGTCTGGGACTTGGCCACTAATTGGGGACCGAGCTAACGGCTAACGTCAATGAGGACTGGACTGGCGACAGAGGCAGTGCCAGAGACGCGGCCGTCACAACTGAGGCTTTAAGACCTAAGTTTGAGCtcagccgaagccagaggctaaAACCAGGCGCTGTGGTGCAGAGCCAAGGTCTTGTGGGGATAAGTGGGACCCAGGGGTGGGTGGAGCCAGGAGAAGCAAGCGTGCCCGCGTCTCCGCTTTGTCCGTCCGGGAGAGGAGCGACGTCGCAACGCTGATGTGCCGTTCGACAGGCTGGCCAAAGAGGACATGCAGTTCCAGCGGCTGGATGGCGTGGACGCGCCGCTGGGCGAGGCGCATGGTGACTTTTTTCAGCGCCTCCTGCCGGTCGGTGCGGGCATGGCCGCCGGAGGCCTGCTGGGCCGCCGCCTGTCCCTGCTGCGCCGCAAGAACAGCTGCGTGTCGGAAACGTCTACGGCCGCCAGCTGCGCGTGCGCAGGCGTCCCCGACGGCGCGGCCCTGGAGTGCGGTTGCGGGGACCCGCTGCTCGACACCGGCTTGCGGGAGCCGGAGTCGGAGTTCCCCCCTGGTCCGGAACTGCCGGTCCCCGGACCCGTCGCCGAGCCCTTCACCACGGTGCCTATGCCAGTGCCCCGGGGACCGGCTCCACCCTGGCTGCCCAGCCCCATTGGCGAGGAGGAGGAGAGTCTAGCCTGAGATCCCAAGGACGGGGACACAACCCCACCATCCCCAAaagggcaggcaggcagcagtCCGGGTCTGCGTAAGCCACGTGTGGACTCTGCCTATTCGATTTTGACCGGTTCCTGCTTCCTGCGCACCAGTCTTCACCTCTGGCCCTAGGTTTTGGAGTGCCTCATGCGGGCCAGTGTATTTGAACAGTTCATCCTTCCCCCGTCCCCCCAGCTCTACTACCCTCCCCCCCTTGCCTGAGAGCCTTTGATCAGTGTGCCGTGTCTTTATTTGTTCCTTAAAAGAGATATGAGTACCTACCTCATTGAGTTATGGGGAGGAAATGAAATGGTGGCTTTAAAGTATTGGtgcataataggtgctcaataaaatgtTAGTGGTTTTTACCAAACATTATTAGCCTGACTTTTCCTGCCAGGTATTAGGCTAAAATTTGAGAATTCTTCCAGATTCTTTGATCgtcccctccctcttcttcccaagCTTTGCCCGCTGAAATGCCCCCATCAGTGTCCATGCCTTTACTCATTCATTGAGGTACCAGCCAGTCCTAAAACCACAGCCTCCTCCTGCCAGTCTTGTTTTATGATTCTGCAGGCCACCTCTGCCCCAAGTCCCTGAGTTCTTAGATACCTCTTCAGAGCCCAGGTCTTAATTCAATCCTATGCTGATGATCCCTGAATTTAGAACTCCAGTCATGGGGCgcctgtcggttgagtgtccaacttcgactcagacCATGAGCTCaaggtttgagagtttgagccctgcatcgggctctctgctgtcagtgtggagcctacttccgatcctctgttcccctctctccctgcccctcccctacgcatgctctctttcaaaactaaataaacattaaaagagagtcCTCTTCAACTCTTTCTCTTActactccccacctcccccaagtCCATCAACCCAGCAGCAAATCCTATCAGCTCGGTCTTCAAATTATATCCAGATTCCAACCATTTCCCAGTCTTCTAGGACCCCCACCTGACCCAGAGCCCCCGTGTCACCCACCTTGACCACCGGTCTCGGCCCTGGTCTCCCAGCTCCggccctgacccccacccccagtccgtTTCTGCCACAGCGTCCAGACAGCCTCTGAACACCTGAGTCAGGTAGTGATCCTTCTTCCCTTAGGCTCCCatctcccttaaaataaaagctaaagtcCTCCGTGCCCTCAcatctttcccccctttccctcactcaCTCCACACTGGCCTTCTCACCAAGGAAGGCCTCATCTCAGGGTCTCctgcatatgctgttccctctacTTGGATCATCCTTTCCCAGATCCCTACATAGATTGTCTCCCTTCATTAGAAACGACAGCTTCATAAGGCGGGGACTTTTGTCCAAAGCCTCCTGCAAAACTACCACACCTGCagtcacacagacacaaacatgaTCCTCCCCTCCCAGCACATGCTACCTACCGGTCACTCACATTTTAGTAAGAACATAAGCCAGGCCTTTCTAGAAGCAACGATGGGAGTCCCTGGCCtaccttccctcctcttcccttcactGCCCAGAGTCCAGCCAGAGCAGAttgaaaaatctttattatttgtcttctcacaaatataaaatcactCTCCCCCCTGGCATCTCATTAACCCCAGGCTGAAAATCAAGGATAAGAGTCACATTGCTAAAAAGAACAGGCCCATCCCTAAGGCCTTGCCGATGCGGGACCCCATGTGAGTGGAGAGGACCCAGGGTGGCAGGATCCTGAGGCTTCATCAGTGCTTGTCAGTGGGGCGCACGTTCAGGGAGGCCAGACGTCCCAGGGGTCCGCGGCGGGTGTTGGTGGCCAGCCGCTGCTGCGCCAGAAATGACTGGGCATGGGCAGGTGCccgctcctccccagctcgctgCTGCAGAGCCATgccctggagggaggcagggggcaaGGTTGGGGCCGAGTGGCCTAGCGGCCCAGCCTAGGACCCTGGTTGTGGTGACGTGCGCTCACCATATTGTACCAGGCACTGATAAGAAGCTTCTCTTCCTGTTCCCGCTGACTTCGACTCTTCTCAAAGTCCATCTGACAGAGAGGCAGTAGTCAAGGGTCTGGATATGCTGCGGGGGGGATGGAGCGGGGAGGGACAACAGCGAGAAGGGATGAGGACACCCACCTCCAGGTGACGGATGCGGACGTCCCGCTCCCGGAGCTGTGTCCTCAGGGTGTGAAGTTCTGGAGGTGCCCCTCCGGGTGGCCGTTGCTTGGGTTCCAGGGTCTGGATGACCTAGGGGTTGGGCAAGACATAGCCAGGGCGACCTTGGCCTTGCAGGCCCCAGGATGCGCTGGGCTGTGCTCAGTGTGACGGCTCCCGATGGAGGCGGGGAAGTCTGTGATATGATGGGGAGCGACAAGGGCGGAACCAGAGGGTGGAGGGGTGTGCACTGGTGGGAGGCACGAGGCAGGGGGCCGCGGCAGCCTCGGCAGGAGGCCCAGGGAGCACCCAGGGGCCTCACCGTGCGCGCCTTGTCCACGTAGCGGCGGTAGCGCTCTTCCATGGCCCGCAGGTCCGCGTCCTTCTTCTGCAGGCTGTGCTGCAGCTCCTCGATACGCCGGGCTGCTGGGGGAACAGGGGGACCCCCTCAGCTCCCGGCCGAGCTCCGGGCCCTCCCTACCCACGCAGCCGCCGAGTCCCACTCACTGCTGCTGTCAGCAGGGGGCTCCAGCTCCTCAATGTACTCTCGCTTCCGCTGCAGCTCCAGATCTGCCTCGTGCAGCTTCTGCCTGTGGACGGAGGAAGGGGAGCTGCAGGCTGACATCTgggcccccttcccttcctccctctggtgGCCACAGTCCTCCCAGCTGGCCAACACGCGCCTGCCCGGCAGCAGCGACCTCTCTGTGTGCCCTGGTCCCACCATCTCCTTAGCCACTCAAGTCATAACCTTCCACACCCCTAGTCCAGTAGCCCCTGGACCAGCCCCGCATGTGTCCGCTTCTTTCCACTCCACGGCCCACCTGCTGGTACAGGCACCTTCACCCCTTGCCAGCCCCTTCTACACTCGATCTCCATTCCTTTCTCCACCCAGCCCCCAGGGATCTTTCTAGCCCACATATCTCTTCTAACACAAAGAAACCACAAGGTAAAACTACGTCTGCTACGTTACCTTTCATGTAACTAAGGAATCaggataaaaatgtatattcatattcatttgcATTTGCTTAAAAAACTTTGTAAGGAATATTGTCATAAACTAATATGAATAGGGGTGGGGTAGAGTC encodes:
- the BEST2 gene encoding bestrophin-2, which translates into the protein MTVTYTARVANARFGGFSKLLLLWRGSIYKLLWRELLCFLGLYLALSAAYRFVLTEGQKRYFEKLVIYCDQYASLIPVSFVLGFYVTLVVHRWWNQYLCMPLPDTLMCVVAGTVHGRDERGRLYRRTLMRYAGLSAVLILRSVSTAVFKRFPTIDHVVEAGFMTREERKKFENLNSSYNKYWVPCVWFSNLAAQARREGRIRDNSALKLLLEELTVFRGKCGMLFHYDWISVPLVYTQVVTIAVYSYFLACLIGRQFLDPAQGYQGHNLDLCVPIFTLLQFFFYAGWLKVAEQLINPFGEDDDDFETNFLIDRNFQVSMLAVDEMYDDLAVLEKDLYWDSAEARAPYTAATAFLLQQPSFQGSTFDITLAKEDMQFQRLDGVDAPLGEAHGDFFQRLLPVGAGMAAGGLLGRRLSLLRRKNSCVSETSTAASCACAGVPDGAALECGCGDPLLDTGLREPESEFPPGPELPVPGPVAEPFTTVPMPVPRGPAPPWLPSPIGEEEESLA